From the Paludibacterium paludis genome, one window contains:
- a CDS encoding collagen-binding domain-containing protein: MKTRLLALGLLPFALPAHAALIDLGKAGQFGLFAFGNASVANSDVENAVAVGGNLAISGGYSINAKHHDVGGYALVVGRDVNWPQGGGSISGTSYAGGNWYAPSYLAKPATGASPVDFAAEKARLSLLSSDLSRVKTSAVTTQQWGGLNITGSNSQVEFINLSASQLSGANAMRLVSGFSGDATLVFNISGKSASLSNFDSSSLFNSYQGRALFNFYEAESITINGTSPHASILAPLATLSGQNGHIQGNVIVNNFTGGTWGSLQVNDNPFRAVNASQFTPAVPEPETWALMGLGMTSILLARRKSKKTR, from the coding sequence ATGAAAACACGCCTGCTCGCCCTTGGGCTGCTCCCTTTCGCCCTGCCCGCGCACGCGGCGCTCATCGACCTTGGCAAAGCCGGTCAGTTCGGTCTTTTCGCCTTCGGCAACGCCAGTGTCGCCAACAGCGACGTGGAAAACGCCGTCGCGGTCGGCGGCAACCTGGCCATATCTGGCGGATACAGCATCAATGCCAAGCATCACGATGTCGGCGGCTATGCGCTGGTGGTGGGCAGGGACGTCAACTGGCCCCAGGGAGGCGGCAGTATTTCCGGGACCAGCTACGCGGGCGGCAACTGGTATGCCCCGTCGTATCTCGCCAAACCGGCAACCGGCGCGAGCCCGGTCGACTTCGCCGCGGAGAAGGCCCGGCTGAGCCTCCTGTCGAGCGACCTCTCGCGGGTCAAGACCTCCGCCGTGACCACCCAGCAATGGGGCGGACTGAACATCACCGGCAGCAACAGCCAGGTGGAATTCATCAACCTGTCGGCCTCCCAGCTGTCCGGCGCCAACGCGATGCGCCTCGTGTCGGGCTTTTCAGGCGACGCCACCCTCGTTTTCAACATCAGCGGCAAGTCCGCCAGCCTGAGCAACTTCGACTCGTCGAGCCTGTTCAACAGCTACCAGGGCCGCGCCCTCTTCAACTTCTACGAGGCCGAGTCGATCACCATCAACGGCACCAGCCCGCACGCCAGCATCCTTGCGCCGCTCGCCACGCTCAGCGGCCAGAACGGCCACATCCAGGGCAATGTGATCGTCAACAACTTCACCGGCGGCACCTGGGGCAGCCTGCAGGTCAACGACAACCCTTTCCGCGCGGTCAACGCCAGCCAGTTCACGCCCGCCGTGCCGGAACCGGAAACCTGGGCACTGATGGGCCTTGGCATGACCTCGATCCTGCTCGCGCGCCGCAAATCGAAAAAAACGCGCTGA
- the pncB gene encoding nicotinate phosphoribosyltransferase — protein MTAVPIVRSLLESDLYKFTMWQALLHQHPGAKAEYRFHCRNRPAYPLSELKEDVERELDALCSMSFAPDELDYLGGLRYIKSDFVDFLSLFRFQRRFLDVGVEGESLTIRARGPMVHVMGFEIFVLYIVNELYFRRLVTDRDAVLEEGRRRLAAKIARVNERLPGLSRHFPFEFSDFGLRRRFSAAWHDEVLATLARALPDAFKGTSSVYQAKQLGVIPIGTMAHEYLQAHQAFGTRLRDFQRAALENWVQEYRGDLGIALTDVVGMDAFLADFDLYFAKLFDGLRHDSGDPFVWGDKAIAHYGKLRINPLTKRLVFSDALTIDSSLALYEHFADRIQTGFGIGTHLTNDVGLKPLNIVMKLVSCNDQTVAKLSDSAGKTLCEDETFLAYLRQVFNHYDH, from the coding sequence ATGACGGCCGTCCCGATTGTGCGGAGTCTGCTGGAAAGCGATCTGTACAAGTTCACCATGTGGCAGGCTCTGCTGCACCAGCATCCCGGCGCGAAGGCCGAATACCGGTTCCATTGCCGGAATCGCCCGGCCTACCCGCTCTCGGAGCTCAAGGAGGATGTGGAACGGGAGCTGGACGCGTTGTGCTCGATGTCCTTTGCCCCGGACGAATTGGACTACCTGGGCGGACTGCGCTACATCAAGAGCGATTTTGTCGATTTTCTCAGCCTGTTCCGCTTCCAGCGCCGCTTTCTCGATGTGGGCGTGGAGGGCGAGTCGCTGACCATCCGCGCGCGCGGGCCGATGGTGCACGTGATGGGGTTCGAGATTTTCGTGCTGTACATCGTCAACGAACTCTATTTCCGCCGCCTCGTGACCGACAGGGACGCGGTGCTGGAGGAGGGGCGGCGTCGGCTGGCCGCGAAGATCGCGCGGGTGAACGAGCGGTTGCCCGGTCTTTCCCGGCATTTTCCGTTCGAGTTCTCCGATTTCGGCTTGCGGCGCCGGTTTTCCGCGGCCTGGCACGACGAGGTGCTCGCCACGCTCGCACGCGCCTTGCCCGATGCGTTCAAGGGCACCAGCAGCGTCTACCAGGCCAAGCAGCTCGGCGTCATTCCGATCGGCACCATGGCGCACGAATATCTGCAGGCCCATCAGGCGTTCGGCACGCGTTTGCGGGATTTTCAGCGGGCCGCGCTGGAGAACTGGGTGCAGGAATACCGGGGAGATCTGGGGATCGCGCTGACCGACGTGGTCGGCATGGATGCTTTCCTGGCGGACTTCGATCTGTACTTCGCCAAACTGTTCGACGGGCTGCGGCACGACTCGGGCGATCCGTTCGTGTGGGGCGACAAGGCGATCGCCCATTACGGGAAGCTGCGCATCAATCCGCTGACCAAGCGCCTGGTGTTTTCCGATGCATTGACCATCGACAGCTCGCTGGCGCTGTATGAACACTTCGCCGACCGCATTCAGACCGGTTTCGGTATCGGTACCCATCTGACCAATGATGTCGGACTCAAGCCGCTCAACATTGTCATGAAGCTTGTGTCGTGCAATGACCAGACGGTGGCCAAGCTCTCCGATTCGGCCGGCAAGACGCTGTGCGAGGATGAAACCTTCCTTGCCTATTTGCGGCAGGTGTTCAATCACTACGATCACTAG
- a CDS encoding ABC transporter permease has product MYILIEAFRSAWHNLLAHRLRSFLTTLGIVIGTASVVTVVALMQGFSDSIKSQFADLGGGALTISAQNDFDNFRTGNIRHLKLSDIDLVRFGVEGIAHVAPTMSIGSLGTVRYRGRSTNPSIFATTAEYVHVERKFPRVGRFLVDGDDKGRRRVAVLGSRLAEDLKMPANPVGEFIQLGNEWVKVIGVMEKRGEIFGMSQDNYAIIPFNLGHAMHGREREPVFEISFTVASLDSVDRVRERVERVLRAAHRLRPSQEDDFKVAAADQLLKQFDQIASMATLVLGGVVGISMLVGGIGIMTVMLVSVTERTREIGILKAIGATRRDILIQFLMEAGLLSLFGGVVGIALGVGLAKVVALMIPNFPPATVPVWVALGAALFCALVGVVFGIMPASKAANLDPIEALRYE; this is encoded by the coding sequence ATGTACATCCTGATCGAGGCGTTCCGCTCCGCCTGGCATAACCTGCTGGCGCACCGGCTGCGCAGTTTTCTGACGACATTGGGGATTGTCATCGGCACGGCGTCGGTGGTGACGGTCGTGGCGCTGATGCAGGGATTCTCCGATTCGATCAAAAGCCAGTTCGCGGATCTGGGCGGCGGCGCCCTGACGATTTCCGCGCAAAACGATTTCGATAATTTTCGCACCGGCAATATCCGGCACCTCAAACTTTCCGATATCGATCTGGTGCGGTTCGGGGTGGAAGGCATCGCGCATGTCGCGCCGACCATGAGCATCGGCTCGCTGGGTACCGTGCGGTACCGCGGACGCTCGACCAACCCCAGTATTTTCGCGACAACGGCCGAGTACGTGCACGTGGAAAGAAAGTTTCCCAGAGTGGGACGCTTTCTCGTTGATGGCGATGACAAGGGGCGGCGGCGTGTCGCCGTTCTGGGATCGCGTCTGGCCGAGGACCTGAAAATGCCGGCCAATCCGGTCGGGGAGTTCATTCAGCTGGGCAACGAGTGGGTGAAGGTGATCGGTGTTATGGAGAAGCGCGGCGAGATTTTCGGGATGAGCCAGGACAATTACGCGATCATCCCGTTCAATCTGGGGCATGCCATGCATGGCCGCGAGCGCGAACCGGTCTTCGAGATTTCCTTCACCGTCGCGTCCCTGGACAGCGTGGACCGGGTCAGGGAGCGGGTCGAGCGGGTTCTGCGCGCCGCGCATCGTCTGCGTCCGTCCCAGGAGGACGATTTCAAGGTGGCCGCCGCGGATCAGTTGCTCAAGCAGTTCGATCAGATCGCCTCGATGGCGACACTGGTTCTTGGCGGGGTGGTCGGGATTTCCATGCTGGTCGGCGGAATCGGCATTATGACGGTGATGCTGGTATCGGTGACGGAACGTACCCGGGAAATCGGTATCCTCAAGGCGATCGGCGCGACTCGTCGGGATATCCTGATCCAGTTTCTGATGGAAGCCGGTTTGCTGTCGCTGTTCGGCGGTGTCGTCGGGATTGCGCTTGGTGTCGGACTGGCCAAGGTGGTCGCGCTGATGATTCCGAATTTTCCGCCGGCCACCGTGCCGGTGTGGGTCGCGCTGGGGGCCGCCCTGTTTTGCGCGCTGGTGGGCGTCGTGTTCGGCATCATGCCCGCCTCGAAGGCCGCCAACCTCGATCCCATCGAGGCGTTGCGTTACGAGTGA
- a CDS encoding ABC transporter ATP-binding protein, which produces MTAMLQLDGIVKQYAMGGETFQALKGVTLSIDRNEYVALTGPSGSGKSSLMNVLGCLDTPSSGTYRLNGVDVSTLDDDHLAGIRNREIGFVFQSFHLLPRLSVLQNVAQPLVYRGMPPAERAALAAEALARVGLADKLGHRPNQLSGGQRQRVAVARALVGTPSLLLADEPTGNLDTRTSEDIMGLFDALHAGGQTVVLVTHEPDIAAHARRVVRLVDGLIESDVRGELACTS; this is translated from the coding sequence ATGACGGCGATGCTCCAGCTTGACGGTATCGTCAAGCAGTATGCGATGGGAGGCGAGACGTTCCAGGCGCTCAAGGGCGTGACGCTGAGCATTGACCGCAATGAGTATGTGGCCCTCACCGGGCCGTCCGGCTCGGGCAAGTCAAGTCTGATGAACGTGCTCGGCTGTCTGGATACCCCCTCCTCGGGCACCTATCGTCTCAATGGCGTGGATGTCTCCACGCTGGATGACGATCACCTGGCCGGCATCCGCAATCGCGAGATCGGTTTTGTGTTCCAGAGTTTCCATCTGCTGCCGCGGCTCAGTGTCCTGCAGAATGTCGCGCAGCCGCTGGTGTATCGTGGCATGCCGCCCGCCGAGCGGGCCGCTCTGGCGGCGGAAGCGCTCGCTCGCGTGGGGCTGGCCGACAAGCTCGGTCATCGTCCCAACCAGTTGTCGGGCGGTCAGCGCCAGCGCGTCGCCGTCGCCCGCGCGCTGGTCGGTACGCCTTCTTTGCTCTTGGCCGACGAGCCGACCGGCAATCTGGACACCCGCACCTCGGAAGACATCATGGGCCTGTTCGATGCGCTGCATGCGGGAGGACAAACCGTGGTGCTGGTAACGCATGAACCCGATATCGCCGCGCACGCCCGGCGCGTGGTGCGCCTGGTCGATGGCCTGATTGAATCGGATGTGCGCGGAGAACTGGCATGTACATCCTGA
- a CDS encoding efflux RND transporter periplasmic adaptor subunit — protein MRGVPGKKSLILLLVAGIVALPLVLRGRLGGRGAEVDVAVAAAQEIRPSILASGVMVYRNQVDLTAEVTAKVKELLVKEGDTVTAGQLLIRLDPSTYLNEINRETATYRQETIGIERQRVALDLKRIQFERTRRLYEAGMVGHAVFDADRNAYQLAAVELKSSEASAKRAAAMLDDARDRLAKTAIRAPIGGRVVALPIKVGEVAIPSTSSLAGAQLLSLADTSATEAEIKVDEGDIGRVAVGQQARVFAAAWPDTAIGGNVIRIAQATTVENGARAYKVTIGVRPAPSMALRSGMSCRAELFTADGKKRLAVPVEAVLTEARNDKAEEGEDRRAAKGGADTRYVVAIADGVARKRVVTIGQSDDRWQEVLAGIRAGDRIITGPGKLLNSLTDGDKVRLRAADKAVK, from the coding sequence ATGCGCGGGGTTCCCGGAAAAAAATCGCTGATTCTGCTGCTGGTGGCGGGCATTGTGGCGTTGCCGCTGGTGCTGCGCGGCAGGTTGGGCGGGCGAGGGGCGGAAGTGGACGTGGCGGTGGCCGCGGCGCAGGAGATCCGCCCGTCGATACTGGCCTCCGGCGTGATGGTTTACCGTAATCAGGTCGATCTGACCGCGGAAGTCACCGCCAAGGTCAAAGAGCTCCTCGTCAAGGAAGGGGATACGGTGACAGCCGGTCAGTTGCTCATCCGTCTTGATCCGTCCACCTACCTGAATGAAATCAACCGAGAGACGGCGACGTACCGGCAGGAAACGATCGGTATCGAGCGCCAGCGCGTCGCGCTGGACCTCAAGCGCATCCAGTTCGAACGTACCCGCCGGTTGTACGAGGCCGGCATGGTCGGCCACGCGGTATTCGATGCCGACCGCAATGCCTATCAATTGGCCGCCGTGGAGCTCAAATCGAGCGAAGCGTCGGCCAAACGCGCGGCGGCCATGCTGGACGATGCGCGGGACCGTCTGGCCAAAACAGCCATCCGCGCGCCGATCGGCGGCCGTGTCGTGGCCTTGCCGATCAAGGTCGGCGAAGTCGCCATTCCCTCCACATCCAGCCTTGCCGGCGCGCAGTTGTTGAGCCTCGCCGATACCTCGGCCACCGAAGCGGAAATCAAGGTGGATGAAGGGGACATCGGCCGGGTGGCGGTCGGGCAACAGGCCCGCGTGTTCGCCGCCGCCTGGCCGGACACGGCGATCGGCGGCAATGTCATCCGCATCGCCCAGGCGACCACCGTGGAAAACGGGGCGCGCGCCTACAAGGTGACGATCGGGGTGCGACCCGCGCCATCCATGGCGCTGCGCTCCGGGATGAGCTGCCGTGCCGAGCTGTTCACGGCGGACGGTAAAAAACGGCTGGCCGTGCCGGTCGAAGCCGTGCTGACGGAGGCCCGGAACGACAAGGCGGAGGAGGGCGAGGACCGGCGTGCCGCGAAAGGCGGCGCGGATACCCGTTATGTCGTCGCCATCGCCGACGGCGTGGCGCGCAAGAGGGTGGTGACCATCGGTCAGTCCGATGATCGCTGGCAGGAGGTGCTGGCCGGCATTCGCGCCGGCGACCGGATCATCACCGGACCGGGAAAACTGCTGAACTCGCTGACCGATGGCGACAAGGTCCGGCTGCGCGCAGCGGACAAGGCCGTAAAATGA
- a CDS encoding YIP1 family protein, with product MQLIELFTEPRRALAAVAESPTVLLPFLIVLALSLSGVLVYYARVDGAWMVDAILSASGKLSAKELEQARQFSSPGTMKWLTLIGIGVGSVIALLVMGGFFKLAGKLAGMNRSYRHWLAFHAWTSLPMALSALVILIGAFAMPSRTLHTDLQLTHLAPLVFQPEEDSPWKAFLEGFDLMFLWSITLVFIGWQVWGGSRRTAAIVALLPVLAVYGIWALAIVLTR from the coding sequence ATGCAATTGATCGAACTGTTCACCGAGCCGCGCCGCGCCCTTGCCGCGGTAGCCGAATCGCCGACCGTGCTGCTGCCTTTTTTGATCGTCCTCGCCCTATCCCTGTCCGGCGTTCTGGTTTATTACGCCCGGGTGGACGGGGCGTGGATGGTCGATGCCATTTTGTCCGCCTCCGGTAAGCTTTCCGCCAAGGAACTCGAGCAGGCCCGGCAATTCTCTTCACCGGGCACAATGAAATGGCTGACCCTGATCGGTATCGGTGTTGGAAGCGTGATCGCGCTGCTGGTCATGGGTGGATTTTTCAAGTTGGCGGGCAAGCTCGCCGGCATGAATCGCAGCTATCGGCACTGGCTGGCCTTCCATGCCTGGACATCGTTGCCCATGGCGCTTTCCGCGCTTGTCATCCTGATCGGCGCGTTCGCCATGCCGTCGCGCACCCTTCATACCGACCTGCAATTGACCCATCTTGCTCCTCTCGTGTTCCAGCCGGAAGAGGACAGTCCGTGGAAGGCATTTCTGGAGGGCTTCGATCTGATGTTCCTCTGGAGCATCACCCTGGTGTTCATCGGATGGCAGGTCTGGGGAGGTTCACGCCGCACCGCGGCGATCGTTGCCCTGTTGCCGGTGCTCGCGGTGTACGGCATCTGGGCGCTGGCGATTGTCTTGACTCGCTGA
- a CDS encoding tetratricopeptide repeat protein: MKVRTTPLAVALLAALAAVPAFADYQDAMRAIQKKDYAKALPLMKEEADKNNPDALYALGVIHAQGLGVDKNPAESLKWFEKAAEAGNANAYNLVANAYLTGNGAATDFTKARKWAQKSADKGDATGQFMVFYAHINDPAFRYFDDTGKIDKARFEQLRKRGPEERKADSNAYTMLAQAAEKGDANALQATLTTLLNANSPGNNARILAMMDKIGTLNERQTALKTTLTESARLGNSEVGPQAWKGVFATSRETAEARARADGQLKKGRCEARDIKLVKTALSRPLANAVYLPVEAPLLKDALLIKGNWQEIWEFDVCGKATPVTLNFEADGMGGSAYQTQSLGGTVVVKGKKK; the protein is encoded by the coding sequence ATGAAAGTCCGTACCACACCCCTGGCGGTCGCCTTGCTCGCCGCGCTGGCCGCCGTTCCGGCTTTTGCCGATTACCAGGACGCCATGCGCGCGATCCAGAAAAAGGACTACGCCAAAGCCCTGCCGCTGATGAAGGAAGAAGCCGACAAGAACAATCCGGACGCCCTGTACGCACTCGGCGTGATTCACGCGCAAGGCCTGGGGGTCGACAAGAATCCGGCCGAATCGCTCAAGTGGTTCGAAAAGGCGGCCGAGGCCGGCAACGCCAACGCCTACAATCTGGTGGCCAACGCCTACCTGACCGGCAACGGGGCGGCGACGGATTTCACGAAGGCACGCAAGTGGGCCCAAAAATCCGCCGACAAGGGGGACGCCACCGGTCAGTTCATGGTGTTCTACGCCCATATCAACGATCCGGCGTTCCGCTACTTCGATGACACGGGGAAAATCGACAAGGCCCGCTTCGAGCAACTGAGAAAACGCGGACCGGAAGAGCGCAAGGCGGACAGCAATGCCTACACCATGCTCGCCCAGGCGGCCGAGAAAGGCGACGCCAACGCATTGCAAGCCACCCTGACCACCTTGCTGAACGCTAATTCCCCGGGCAACAACGCGCGCATTCTGGCCATGATGGACAAAATCGGTACGCTCAACGAGCGCCAGACCGCCCTGAAAACCACCCTGACCGAATCGGCCCGGCTCGGCAACAGCGAAGTGGGACCGCAAGCCTGGAAAGGGGTGTTCGCCACCTCGCGGGAAACCGCCGAAGCCCGCGCCCGGGCGGACGGCCAGCTGAAAAAGGGACGCTGCGAAGCCCGGGACATCAAGCTCGTGAAAACCGCCCTGTCCCGCCCGCTCGCCAACGCCGTCTACCTTCCGGTCGAAGCGCCGTTACTGAAGGACGCGCTGCTGATCAAGGGCAACTGGCAGGAAATCTGGGAGTTCGATGTCTGCGGCAAGGCCACGCCGGTCACGCTGAACTTCGAAGCCGACGGCATGGGCGGCAGCGCCTATCAAACCCAGTCGCTGGGCGGCACGGTGGTGGTGAAGGGCAAGAAAAAGTAA
- a CDS encoding adenylosuccinate synthase: MSKNVVVIGTQWGDEGKGKIVDWLTDHARGVVRFQGGHNAGHTLVVNGKKTVLRLIPSGILREGVECFIGNGVVLSPEALLKEIDELESAGVNVASRLKIAEACPLILPYHVALDLAREAAKGAGKIGTTGRGIGPAYEDKVARRAIRVIDLFDPEGFAAKLKENLDFYNFQLSQLYKAEPVDFQTVYDTTMKLAERIKPMVADVSRTLYDMNKADVPLLFEGAQGTLLDIDHGTYPFVTSSNCVAGAAAPGAGVAPQMLNYVLGIVKGYTTRVGSGPFPTEQENDIGAFLAKRGNEFGSVTGRPRRCGWFDAAALKRSIQINGVTGLCVTKLDVMDGLEEIKLCVGYTLNGEKIDILPFGSDAVSACEPVYETLPGWTESTFGVKRYEDLPANARAYLKRIEEVCEAPVDIISTGPDREETIVKRHPFGL; this comes from the coding sequence ATGTCCAAGAACGTTGTCGTGATCGGTACCCAGTGGGGCGATGAAGGCAAGGGCAAGATTGTTGACTGGCTGACGGATCATGCCCGCGGCGTGGTGCGCTTCCAGGGCGGCCACAATGCCGGCCACACCCTCGTGGTGAACGGCAAGAAGACCGTGCTGCGCCTGATTCCGTCCGGGATCCTGCGCGAAGGTGTCGAGTGCTTCATCGGCAATGGCGTGGTGCTCTCGCCCGAAGCGCTGCTCAAGGAAATCGACGAGCTGGAAAGCGCCGGCGTCAATGTCGCTTCGCGCCTGAAGATCGCCGAGGCCTGCCCGCTGATCCTGCCGTATCACGTCGCGCTGGACCTCGCCCGCGAAGCGGCGAAGGGCGCTGGCAAGATCGGCACCACCGGCCGCGGTATCGGCCCGGCCTACGAGGACAAGGTGGCACGCCGCGCCATCCGCGTGATCGACCTGTTCGATCCGGAAGGCTTCGCGGCCAAGCTCAAGGAAAACCTGGACTTCTACAACTTCCAGTTGAGCCAGCTGTACAAGGCCGAGCCGGTGGACTTCCAGACCGTGTACGACACGACCATGAAGCTCGCCGAGCGCATCAAGCCGATGGTGGCCGACGTGTCGCGCACCCTGTACGACATGAACAAGGCGGACGTTCCGCTGTTGTTCGAGGGCGCGCAGGGTACCCTGCTCGATATCGACCACGGCACCTATCCGTTCGTCACCTCGTCCAACTGTGTGGCCGGCGCCGCCGCGCCGGGCGCCGGCGTGGCGCCGCAGATGCTCAATTACGTGCTGGGTATCGTCAAGGGCTACACCACCCGCGTGGGTTCCGGTCCGTTCCCGACCGAGCAGGAAAACGACATCGGCGCGTTCCTCGCCAAGCGCGGCAACGAGTTCGGCTCGGTGACCGGCCGTCCGCGCCGCTGCGGCTGGTTCGATGCCGCCGCGCTCAAGCGCTCGATCCAGATCAACGGCGTCACCGGTCTGTGCGTGACCAAGCTCGATGTGATGGACGGGCTCGAGGAAATCAAGCTGTGCGTGGGCTACACCCTGAACGGCGAAAAGATCGACATCCTGCCGTTCGGCTCCGATGCGGTCAGCGCATGCGAGCCGGTCTACGAAACCCTTCCGGGCTGGACCGAGTCCACGTTCGGCGTGAAGCGCTACGAGGACCTGCCGGCCAACGCCCGCGCTTACCTCAAGCGCATCGAGGAAGTGTGCGAAGCGCCGGTCGACATCATCTCGACCGGTCCGGATCGCGAAGAAACCATCGTGAAGCGTCATCCCTTCGGTCTTTGA
- a CDS encoding ATP phosphoribosyltransferase regulatory subunit, producing the protein MRNWLLPEHIADILPATARQLESAKSAMLERFRTAGYELVMPPLVEYADSLLLEGDTALEMKTFKLDDPYSGKQLGLRADITPQVARIDAHLLATRTGVTRLCYAGSVVHSRAAGLTASREPLQVGAELYGYAGIEADREIIGLMLDTLAGVNVEGVRLDLGHAAIFRGLAVAAGLPAEVRAELFVAMQAKDAATVAMLTADTPEPYRSAFLALPELYGPVSVLEKARTRLPSLPEVELGLIQLKTLAAELAGSVELGIDLAELRGDLYHTGLMFAAYAPGWPDALARGGRYDNVGRRFGRARPATGFSLDLRDLLRVLPERGAAFGIRVDARHAVAAKERIDALRASGEVVVVDYLGESPEALYCDRQLAPAVDGWQVVPF; encoded by the coding sequence ATGCGCAACTGGTTGTTACCGGAACACATAGCCGATATTCTGCCCGCGACCGCGCGGCAGCTGGAGTCGGCCAAGTCGGCCATGCTCGAGCGCTTCCGCACCGCGGGCTACGAGCTGGTGATGCCGCCGCTTGTCGAGTACGCCGATTCCCTGCTGCTGGAAGGGGACACGGCCCTGGAAATGAAGACCTTCAAGCTGGATGACCCGTATTCGGGCAAGCAGCTCGGTTTGCGCGCGGACATTACGCCGCAGGTGGCGCGCATCGATGCGCATCTGCTGGCGACGCGCACGGGCGTGACGCGGTTGTGCTACGCGGGCAGCGTCGTGCATTCCCGCGCCGCCGGCCTGACCGCGTCGCGCGAGCCGTTGCAGGTCGGCGCCGAATTGTACGGCTACGCAGGCATCGAGGCCGACCGCGAAATCATCGGCCTGATGCTCGACACCCTTGCCGGCGTCAACGTCGAAGGCGTGCGCCTGGATCTCGGGCACGCGGCGATTTTCCGGGGGCTGGCCGTCGCGGCGGGCCTGCCGGCCGAAGTGCGCGCCGAGCTGTTCGTCGCGATGCAGGCCAAGGATGCGGCGACCGTCGCCATGCTGACCGCCGATACGCCCGAACCTTACCGTTCCGCGTTTCTCGCGCTGCCCGAGCTGTACGGTCCGGTCAGCGTGCTGGAAAAGGCCCGCACCCGTCTGCCGTCGCTGCCGGAGGTCGAGCTTGGCCTCATCCAGCTCAAGACCCTGGCGGCCGAACTCGCCGGTTCCGTGGAGCTGGGTATCGACCTTGCCGAGTTGCGCGGCGATCTGTACCACACCGGACTGATGTTCGCGGCCTATGCGCCGGGCTGGCCCGACGCGCTGGCGCGCGGCGGCCGCTACGACAATGTCGGGCGCCGTTTCGGCCGCGCCCGGCCGGCCACCGGTTTCAGCCTGGATCTGCGCGATCTTCTGCGCGTGCTGCCCGAACGCGGCGCCGCGTTCGGCATCCGCGTCGATGCGCGCCACGCTGTGGCCGCGAAGGAGCGCATCGATGCCTTGCGCGCGTCCGGAGAGGTCGTGGTTGTCGATTACCTGGGCGAATCGCCCGAGGCCCTGTATTGCGACCGTCAGCTGGCGCCCGCCGTCGATGGCTGGCAGGTCGTACCGTTTTGA
- the hflX gene encoding ribosome rescue GTPase HflX, producing the protein MFDRPDVGDKALLVSLDFGEADFEENVAECADLVRSAGVDVLGVVTAKRQRPDAALFAGKGKVEEIAAEVRALGANVVIFNHALSPAQERNLERALSCRVIDRNSLILDIFAQRARSHEGKLQVELAQLSHLATRLVRGWTHLERQKGGIGLRGPGETQLETDRRLLGNRVKMLKDRLSHVQRQRHTQRRGRTRSGTASVSIVGYTNAGKSTLFNSLTKARAYAADQLFATLDTTSRRLYLGPDSSVVISDTVGFIRNLPHTLVAAFRATLEETVRADLLLHVVDSSSPMRDMQIDEVNKVLAEIGAEDIPQLIVWNKTDLRGLPPGIERDEDGAVRGVRVSALTGEGLDLLREALRERTARPPENEIADIEAWTPLA; encoded by the coding sequence GTGTTTGATCGTCCGGATGTGGGTGACAAGGCGCTCCTTGTCAGTCTGGATTTCGGGGAAGCCGATTTCGAAGAAAACGTCGCCGAATGCGCGGATCTCGTCAGGAGCGCCGGCGTCGACGTGCTGGGCGTCGTCACGGCCAAGCGCCAGCGCCCGGATGCCGCGCTCTTCGCCGGCAAGGGCAAGGTCGAAGAGATCGCGGCCGAGGTGCGCGCGCTGGGCGCCAATGTGGTGATTTTCAATCACGCGCTCTCGCCCGCGCAGGAGCGTAACCTGGAACGCGCGCTGTCGTGCCGGGTCATCGACCGCAACAGCCTGATCCTCGACATTTTCGCGCAACGGGCCCGCAGTCATGAGGGCAAGCTGCAGGTCGAGCTGGCACAACTGTCGCACCTGGCGACGCGTCTTGTGCGCGGCTGGACCCACCTTGAGCGGCAAAAGGGCGGTATCGGTCTGCGGGGGCCGGGCGAGACGCAGCTGGAGACCGACCGCCGGCTGCTCGGCAACCGGGTGAAGATGCTCAAGGACCGCCTGAGCCATGTCCAGCGCCAGCGGCATACCCAGCGCCGCGGGCGAACGCGTTCCGGCACGGCTTCCGTCTCCATCGTCGGCTATACCAACGCCGGAAAATCCACCCTGTTCAACAGCCTGACCAAGGCGCGCGCCTACGCGGCCGACCAGCTGTTCGCCACGCTCGACACCACGAGCCGGCGGCTCTATCTGGGCCCCGACAGCTCGGTGGTCATTTCCGACACCGTCGGCTTCATCCGCAATCTGCCGCACACCCTCGTGGCGGCGTTCCGCGCGACACTCGAAGAGACCGTGCGCGCCGATCTGCTCCTGCACGTCGTCGATTCCTCCAGTCCGATGCGCGACATGCAGATCGATGAAGTGAACAAGGTGCTGGCCGAGATCGGCGCCGAGGATATTCCCCAGCTGATTGTGTGGAACAAGACCGATTTGCGCGGCCTCCCTCCCGGCATCGAGCGGGATGAGGACGGCGCCGTGCGCGGCGTGCGGGTTTCTGCGCTGACCGGCGAGGGGCTCGATTTGCTGCGCGAAGCCCTGCGCGAGCGCACCGCCCGTCCTCCGGAAAACGAAATCGCCGATATTGAGGCCTGGACACCGCTGGCCTGA